The Buteo buteo chromosome 23, bButBut1.hap1.1, whole genome shotgun sequence genome includes a window with the following:
- the PTPN22 gene encoding tyrosine-protein phosphatase non-receptor type 22, translated as MDQREILLQNLERAEGKKLNREEFVDEFLKLKKQSTKYRSDKIYPTAASEQPENIKKNRYKDILPFDHSRVELSLITSDADSHYINANFIKGVYGPRAYIATQGPLPTTVTDFWRMIWEYEVLIVVMACMEFEMGKKKCERYWAETGSSPLQCGPFSVTCDTEEKKNEYVIRTLKVTLNDEIRTVHQFHYKNWPDHDVPSSIDPILELIGEIRCYQPDDSVPICIHCSAGCGRTGVICAIDYTQKLLQDGIVPVNFSIFSLIQEMRTQRPSIVQTKEQYELVYDAVIELFKRQIKALDAQEDSAASQVQRRHPVAKPLLTPVEDIYSLRLLTCSEQEEQDVHQRLPPVVQSKASLISLSATGVHDSSECGVPPIRQAISFGTLNFINCRKAAAAGKQSAGDALQKHRSLEFNSISPEQLLLSPEPKGAGRRGPRGRAPLTRTASTPFVLAQRGEGWEWDGGDAKPVLSSQLPHACYSSFQVKKQDGFSPVELKHSSREADGPPSRRNRGQRPYSYLCSAEDPYFSSLSPDDPVSPVFAECFVEGQDAPLPSCAASAPLQPAVASSPPPRPVSYHAPPLNDERISSPTTLPQPDDDDPPPLPERTPESFIVASESGQFPLVTSDFQLPARNASIGTSLECSGESHSEMFNDSARLRPCKSVKLQRPQTETTRDRSNSPPPLPERTPESFVLADAASLQPAARHSTTSPPGLENNASKTSSKEPMKCFRRSKSLKILKNVRKSICSPSSLTKPSESAPLNHSRSFLHFGFANRFSKPKGPRNPPPAWNI; from the exons ATGGACCAAAGGGAGATTCTGCTGCAAAACCTGGAAAGGGCCGAAGGCAAGAAGCTCAACCGAGAAGAGTTTGTAGACGAGTTTTTG aagctgaaaaagcagtCAACAAAGTATAGATCGGATAAAATCTACCCTACAGCAGCATCTGAGCAACCAGAGAACATCAAGAAGAACAGATACAAGGACATCTTACCCT TTGACCACAGCAGAGTGGAGTTGTCCCTGATTACATCAGATGCAGATTCTCATTACATCAATGCCAACTTCATCAAG GGTGTCTATGGGCCAAGAGCATACATTGCAACGCAGGGTCCTCTCCCCACTACTGTCACTGACTTTTGGAGGATGATTTGGGAGTATGAAGTCCTG ATTGTGGTCATGGCTTGTATGGAGTTTGAAATGGGAAAG AAGAAATGCGAGCGGTACTGGGCAGAGACGGGCAGCTCTCCCCTGCAGTGTGGTCCTTTCTCCGTCACCTGC GacactgaagagaagaaaaatgagtacGTGATTAGGACTTTAAAGGTGACCCTGAATGAC GAAATCCGCACTGTCCACCAGTTCCACTATAAAAACTGGCCAGACCACGATGTCCCCTCGTCCATCGACCCCATCCTGGAACTCATCGGTGAGATTCGCTGCTACCAGCCAGACGACAGTGTCCCCATCTGCATCCACTGCAG TGCCGGCTGCGGGAGAACGGGAGTCATCTGTGCAATCGACTACACCCAGAAGCTGCTGCAGGACGGA ATTGTTCCAGtgaacttcagtatttttagtCTGATCCAGGAAATGCGCACGCAAAGGCCTTCCATAGTGCAGACCAAG GAGCAGTATGAGCTGGTTTATGATGCGGTGATTGAGCTCTTCAAAAGGCAAATTAAAGCACTTGATGCCCAGGAAGATTCTGCTGCTTCACAG GTACAAAGAAGGCATCCTGTAGCCAAGCCGCTTCTGACTCCAGTGGAAGACATTTATTCTCTGAGATTACTAACCTG CTCGGAGCAAGAGGAACAGGATGTGCATCAACGTCTTCCTCCGGTGGTACAAAGCAAAGCTTCCCTGATATCGTTGTCTGCCACGGGAGTACACGACAGCTCGGAATGTGGAGTCCCTCCCATCAGACAGGCCATCTCCTTTGGCACTTTGAACTTCATCAactgcagaaaggcagctgCCGCTGGGAAGCAGAGTGCTGGGGACGCTCTTCAGAAACACCGCAGTTTGGAGTTCAACAGCATCTCTCCTgagcagctgcttctgagcCCGGAACCgaagggagcaggcaggagagggccTCGTGGCAGAGCACCTCTGACACGGACTGCATCGACCCCTTTTGTGCTGGCGCAGCGGGGAGAAGGCTGGGAATGGGATGGAGGGGATGCAAAGCCCGTTTTGAGTTCACAGTTGCCACATGCCTGTTACTCAAGCTTTCAGGTGAAGAAGCAGGATGGATTTTCCCCTGTTGAGCTGAAGCACTCGAGCCGAGAAGCAGATGGCCCCCCAAGCCGCAGGAACCGTGGGCAACGTCCTTACTCTTACCTCTGCTCAGCAGAAGACCCCTACTTCTCTTCACTCTCTCCAGACGACCCCGTGTCCCCCGTGTTTGCTGAGTGCTTTGTGGAGGGGCAGGATGCACCGCTCCCTTCTTGCGCTGCGAGTGCCCCACTGCAGCCTGCCGTGGCCAGCTCCCCACCACCCAGGCCTGTGTCCTACCACGCTCCCCCGCTGAACGACGAGAGGATATCCTCCCCGA CCACCCTGCCACAGCCAGATGATGATgatcctcctcccctgcccgaGCGAACCCCTGAGTCCTTTATTGTGGCCAGTGAATCTG GACAATTTCCTCTGGTCACTTCTGATTTTCAGCTTCCAGCCAGAAATGCAAGTATTGGAACCTCTCTGGAGTGCAGTGGTGAGTCTCACTCAGAGATGTTTAATGACTCAGCGAGACTGAGACCATGTAAG aGTGTGAAGCTGCAGAGGCCACAAACAG AGACAACCCGGGATCGCTCTAACTCTCCTCCCCCACTTCCTGAAAGAACCCCAGAGTCATTTGTTCTTGCTGATGCAGCAA GTCTGCAGCCTGCTGCAAGACATTCTACAACGAGTCCTCCAGGCTTGGAGAACAATGCTTCCAAAACATCGTCAAAAGAGCCTATGAAATGCTTCAGGAGAAGCAAG agcttgaaaatactgaaaaatgtgaGAAAGA gcATCTGTAGTCCATCTTCACTGACAAAACCATCAGAATCTGCCCCGTTAAACCATTCGAGGTCTTTCCTTCACTTTG GCTTTGCAAATCGATTTTCAAAACCTAAAGGACCAAGAAATCCACCACCAGCATGGAATATTTAG
- the BCL2L15 gene encoding bcl-2-like protein 15, which yields MATFEEQTTCVVEALFSDLLSEDESECRSLETDSEEPMRLAGEPQTRFDPVVIASRLRQMGDRCNMDFERVSSEALAEVLKGKMEKFGAAVDSLSRSWSDQNPEMAYEIVFLGVSVKLLMYVAKKVPAMVHPNQLIKVINGNFRVRNYIEAHGGWENLDN from the exons ATGGCAACCTTTGAGGAGCAGACAACATGCGTTGTGGAAGCCTTGTTCTCTGACCTCCTAAGTGAAGATGAGAGTGAGTGCCGGAGCCTGGAGACAGACTCGGAGG AGCCTATGCGGTTGGCAGGAGAGCCTCAAACCAGGTTTGACCCAGTCGTGATCGCCAGTCGTCTGCGGCAGATGGGGGACCGGTGCAACATGGATTTTGAAAGGGTTTCCTCGGAGGCTCTTGCTGAAGTGCTCAAGGGGAAG ATGGAGAAGTTTGGGGCTGCCGTGGACTccctcagcaggagctggagtgACCAGAACCCCGAGATGGCCTATGAGATTGTCTTTCTCGGTGTATCTGTGAAATTGCTAATGTATGTTGCTAAGAAAGTCCCAGCTATGGTGCATCCCAACCAACTCATAAAAGTGATTAATGGAAATTTTCGAGTGAGAAACTACATTGAGGCCCACGGCGGATGG gagAACTTGGACAATTGA